The genomic interval GGCCAGGTCGTTTCCCGCGGGCAGCGACGAGCGCCCGTCCACGTAGAAGACGAAGGGGTCCGCCGGCGTGCTGAGCACGCGATGACCCAGGTCCTTGTACTCCGTCTCCTGCTGGGCCGCCGCCGTCGCGGCCAACACCAGACCCAGAACCACGGCGACTCGCTGCGCACTCCGAATCATCGAAGACCCCTCCGCGTCGTCCTGGCCCGGGTGCACCTTCGCCCGGACCGTGACGGGGTGGGCAGTCTACTCGCGAACAGAGCCCTCGGCGGTATCCCCGCCACATCGGCCCGCGTCCGCGCGAGGAAAGCTCCCGCAAGTCCACGAGCCTTCGTCCGTCAGCGGCTACCCGCGCACGGCGCGAACGGTGGCCTCCACGAGCGACTCCGGCGTGGGCCGCTCGGCGACGGCCGCGGGCGGCAACCCGAGCTGCTCCAGGGCGGACGCCGTGGTGGGACCAATGGCCACCACTCGCGCGGTCCCCAACCGCTCGCGCCCCGCGGCCTCCAGGAACGCCTCCACGGTGCGAGGCGAGGCGAACACCGCCACGTCCAGCGGGGCGGATGCAAGCTGCTCCAAGGCCTCTGGAGGCAGCTCCGCCGGCAGGGAGCGATAGGCCGTCACTCGCGTGACGAGCAGGCCCGCGTCCCGGAGCGAATCCTCCAGCTCCCGCCGGCCCTCCTCCGCGGCGGGCAACAGCACCTCGTCGCCGGGCTGAAGGCTGTCCTTGATGAGCTCGAAGAGCGCCAGGCCCGTGCCCTCCTCGGGCTCGGCCGCGACGTCCAGGCCATAGCCCTTCACCGCGCGCGCGGTGCGGGGCCCCACGGCCGCGAGCTTCACGCCGTCCAACCGGCTCACGGTGCCGGCCTCGCGCAAGG from Myxococcus stipitatus carries:
- a CDS encoding uroporphyrinogen-III synthase translates to MVTRPRERAEELCFLLEDEGAEVLSLPLLELRAPEDPRPLASAAEHIQRYRWVVFASPSGVDALMDALREAGTVSRLDGVKLAAVGPRTARAVKGYGLDVAAEPEEGTGLALFELIKDSLQPGDEVLLPAAEEGRRELEDSLRDAGLLVTRVTAYRSLPAELPPEALEQLASAPLDVAVFASPRTVEAFLEAAGRERLGTARVVAIGPTTASALEQLGLPPAAVAERPTPESLVEATVRAVRG